Proteins encoded in a region of the Zea mays cultivar B73 chromosome 4, Zm-B73-REFERENCE-NAM-5.0, whole genome shotgun sequence genome:
- the LOC103655525 gene encoding uncharacterized protein, producing MMASSLPDHLVEEILVRLPQDEPVHLARASLVCTSWRRVLVSDRDCFLRRCRGFHGAPPLLGYFDLSYGNDAKRFVPATSTTSPVRMPALHRRRWSAVDCRHGRVLIHYEDEDEDRSKRGFIVWDPLTGRQQHLGMPSASYPSHMCLYTSYTGAVLCAKDDGGCDHLDCQAAAGPFRVVCVETNLLRPIFACATSYSSLTGEWNAPAPKPNHDNHDFLRGHAKHSLLVGDAIYFLFQDDRTILRYDLGRHWLSEMDLPPFMWNAALMTAEDGGLGLAALPNNDNRIHTWSWHDDDGSGGGCWVEQRVIEFETLLPRRMRDKHYRVVGSAEGTSTVFVDISFGTIFVLDVKSKKMSRFRKRNGGLFEYVLPYVRFYAPSEGSTATTRDMKMHRSIHDPAPVEDA from the exons ATGATGGCGTCTTCGCTGCCGGACCACCTCGTGGAAGAGATCCTGGTGCGCCTTCCCCAAGACGAGCCCGTGCACCTAGCGCGCGCCAGCCTCGTCTGCACGTCGTGGCGCCGCGTCCTGGTCTCCGACCGGGACTGCTTCCTGCGCCGCTGCCGCGGATTCCACGGAGCGCCGCCGCTGCTGGGCTACTTCGACCTCAGCTACGGCAACGACGCTAAGCGATTCGTGCCCGCGACCTCCACCACCTCGCCCGTCCGCATGCCTGCGCTCCATCGCAGACGCTGGTCAGCAGTCGACTGCCGTCATGGCCGCGTGCTGATCCActacgaggacgaggacgaggacagGTCAAAGAGGGGATTCATCGTCTGGGACCCCCTCACCGGCAGGCAGCAGCACCTGGGCATGCCCAGCGCTAGTTACCCGTCACACATGTGCCTCTACACCTCCTACACCGGAGCCGTGCTGTGCGCCAAGGACGACGGCGGCTGCGACCACCTCGACTGCCAGGCCGCCGCCGGTCCGTTCCGTGTGGTCTGCGTAGAGACCAACCTGCTACGCCCTATATTCGCATGCGCGACCAGCTACTCGTCGCTGACCGGCGAGTGGAATGCTCCGGCGCCCAAGCCCAACCATGACAACCACGACTTCTTGAGAGGCCATGCCAAACACAGCCTTCTTGTTGGCGACGCCATATACTTCCTCTTCCAAGATGACCGGACCATCCTCAGGTATGACCTGGGTAGACACTGGCTGTCTGAGATGGACTTGCCGCCATTTATGTGGAACGCAGCTCTCATGACGGCGGAGGACGGGGGCCTAGGACTCGCCGCCCTGCCCAACAATGACAATCGCATCCATACATGGTCATGGCATGACGACGATGGCAGTGGTGGTGGATGCTGGGTGGAGCAGAGGGTCATCGAGTTTGAGACGTTGCTCCCAAGACGTATGCGAGACAAGCACTATCGAGTGGTTGGCTCCGCGGAGGGCACAAGCACTGTTTTCGTTGACAtatcttttggtaccatcttcgtGCTTGACGTCAAGTCAAAGAAAATGAGCAGGTTTCGCAAGAGAAATGGAGGCCTGTTTGAGTACGTCTTACCTTACGTGAGATTCTACGCCCCAAGCGAAG GGTCAACTGCCACCACGCGCGATATGAAGATGCACCGATCTATCCATGATCCTGCTCCTGTAGAGGATGCTTAG